The segment caatgaCATCTGAATGTTTACCTGTGTCCCTTTCCTTCAACCTTTTATTCTTCACCAAGTTGAAATCTTCAGCTTGTGGCCTTGTACTATCACCATCAACTTTATCTGCTGCTACATAGTAACTTCCATTAACAGCATCTTGAGGGTCACACACCCCTGGAAAAACCATAAGCATATCTTAATGAAAGAACTGAGTGATCTAATCACATTCGGGATAGACTGTGTACAACATTGTATAGCACTGTGCACACCATTGGACAACATCATTCAACTTTTTGGATAAATTACTGAAACCATTTGTGACCCAATCCATCTTGCAACAGTGTTACAACAttatattacaaattaatatcACAAACAACTCAACCCTTCCCAGATAGTCTCACCATGAAAGTTTGAAGTGACTGCTTTTACtccctaaaaatataaaatggaatTGATTTTAGTCTTTGACAAACTTTTTAGTCGCCTATGTGTCTAACAGAGCAATAATGTgtcagtttttagttttgtcCAAGTCATATAAGAGACTAAAAGAAGACgttctaaagtttagggaccttaaaaatctcaaaaaaaaaaaaaaaagagttttacttcactttttcacatttttttgaagaaaccCAACAGAGCATAATGCAACCATTATCTTTATttccaataaaatttaaataaacatataaCATTAACTATATATTCCAAGTCCAACCTACAGGTTAAAAGAAAAGCtaagcaaataaataaagtacaaaatttagttacaaaattggttataacctAAGGTTAAagtcttaataaaataaacattactacatattttaaaattttaatcgttgaattgcatatcatttatactcttaatacacatgataaattttatatcaatcgaatattatttactatatataagCATAAGACTATATATAAGCATATCTTATGCATATAAAGGAAGATATATTTTAATAGTAggtttgtcaaaatttacctaAAAAGATTGAGCAAGGTTAGATTACAATCACTcaatttgtaactaaactttgtatataaataaatacaagtttttctttcattcttccATATACTCTGAGAAACCCTTTAAAagtaaagagaaaagaaaagagcaaCTTACTCTTAGAGCCAAGTTTGGTAAGCTTGCCATCAACAATAAGAGCGTCTTGGTGATTTTTCCCAGTGGAGAAGCCTCTGgcagagaagaaagaaataaggGAGTTCCAGGTGACTGAGGAGGCTATGAAATCAACCCCTCTACTAATGAAGTGACCATTGAGCTTGAGAGTTGATGGGTCGAGCCCAAAGGTCCGAGCTATGGAGCCCAGGTCGAGTCTCTGCTCGTCCCACACCACCAACCATACCGCCTTTGATACTAAGGGACAGAACAGCTTGATGCTTCTCTGTTTATTGCTCattcctccctctctctctctctctctctctctctctgtgtttgtcTGTCGAGACTCTGCGGCAGTTGTCTGACGATATCGGTTGACAGTGTTTACTGTGCTATGGTTCTAACGGCTTCTGGAATtgtctctctctactctctagaACTTGTTACtacttatattattattattaatttttttattataaaaaaaaacaaaataactagGCGGAATCAGAGTTTTATTAGGAAGGTTAAAAGCAAAactaattttagcattttaatttatattatttacaatttataATCTACGgtataatattttgtcatataagttttttaaaacttcacaattttacacattattattttaatacatatttttaaatttgattttatagttaaattcttcattaaattctcaaaaaatataaataaaaatatttagtgcATCTCGCCATTTTAGCCGTATAGTGAATGttgcaattaaataaacaaattaaatgtcttatttaagaaagtttttgatattttttgccTTAAATTTAGTTGTAGCAATTTGGTATTAAACTAGTTAGTACTTGTGTCTTGGTCGGTTGATACAGAGCAATCCTTATAAATGTAGAATAGATAATCTGACAtggatgtttttaaaaagtggttgtgtaaaatagaaaaaataggttcttaagttaaaatagatataaatttttgCACAAACTAATGCGAGTATGCTCATCCAAACCTCAAAATCACTCACGTTAGTTaagtaaaaaatgtgtaaatttacaaaattgcTATAGTAATCGTATAAATTTATACTGATacattcattttatatttagtttttttttttacgtatttcaatgaagaaagagagtgaatgATAGTTGTTgtatgtgaaaaaagaaaaataattataaaaaaaatgaatatttcaatgaaataaagtttagaatagattatttttaagtaaaattttttgaaaagtagttactatataaaattatactaaaataaaaatagaaattttgatCGGGTTAAAGCGAAATAATCTACAATATGTAAAATAAATCcattcttgagagagagagagagggggtcTGCAGGCCCCGTGGGCCATCTAGGTCCTTTAAGAATCAGTTTTTGATAGGTAGTAGGTACTATTATTATAGTATTATATTGATGCAATTCCGCAAGTAAAAAAGTGCATTAAAATgcgtaaaatattatttaaaaactaaaaatgattatttaaaaacacaaactaaacaCCCCATAATATTTtagaaacccttttttttttcctttttattttatggaagattttttttttttttttttttgatcccTATGGAAGATCTTTTAGGATATTTATTGCCCCCCACTCATTTCcgtaaaaaatatttaaaaatatcaaattacgTGCTTCCTTGACCAAATAaacttcaagttttttttttttttggttgttgttttggGAAGAACTAAACTTCAAAATTATTCGCAAGTAGTAGGGGAGTTATTATCAGGActactatattatattatcagGATAATGTTGATTTTGAATGTTGAAGAATGTTTGAGTTTCAAATTCTCTCCTCTCGTTGaattatcaattattattatatgtcaCATACCCATTCATGAAAAAggcataagaaaaaaaaatgtagcatgAATACATAACACATTCAAAAAGATCCTTGAAGTCAATATGTGCcctatttaattaatcaatatatcaattcaaaataaaacCTTTCATTTACTAATGCATACTTGGTATACCGTAATCATGTATAATTTAAAGttgttggcttttttttttttttttttttttttttagagggaaAGTTGTTAGCTGTTAGGACAAGGATTTTACATAATTCAGCTTAATGGCCTATGTCTAGAGCAAAAAAGTCCTTACGACTACATCTTTGATATTAAGCTCTTCACtttataatgaatttatagTTATTAGTATTGTACAGTACGTGATATATATCATACTATACATACTATattgagtaaaaaataaaaaaatgaaggcACGGGTTCTCTCTAGAGCAGAGGAAGTAGAACTTATGCGCAGCAACAAGAAAGTAAAAGATAGCCATCACTCCAACTTCAGTGACTGCTCAGGTGAGGACTCCCCATCTCAGGGTAACCAAAGCCCATGGAATGAGCAGAAAGCTTCCTTGAAGGACAAGCTTATGGGTGAGATACCGGGGGCATTTGCTCAAGCCTTTGATTTCTCGGACTCAATGGAAGCAGACAGCGATTCAGATGACGACGAGGCAGAAGCGGAAAGCCGCGAAGGCAGAGTTCTAATTAAGCTAACCAGGGAGACAAAAATCCGGATTCGGGGACCTTGGACAAAAGCCATTTTTGTCAAGCTTGTGGGCAGGACAATGGGGTTCAACTACATCCAAACAAAACTCACCCAGTTGTGGAAATCGTCAGGTCGTATGGACTGTGTGAATCTCGGGTATGGATTCTTTTTAATTCGTTTCTACGCTAAGGAGGATTTGGACTTTGTCTTACAGAAAGGTCCCTGGTTCATTGGAGATCACTTCCTCTCCCTGAGACCATGGGAACCGTTCTTTAAACCTTCCATGGCAAGTGTTTCAACGATAGCTGTTTGGGTGAGGCTTCATGAGCTGCCCTTTGAGTTGTATGCTAGAGACGTGCTTCGGCAGATTGGTGAGGCGATTGGGAAGGTACTAAGGATTGATACGCATACAGCCATGGAGGATCGGGGTGAGTACGCAAGGCTGTGTGTCCAAATTGACATGAATAAACCTTTGGTTAACACCGTCGCCATTGGACGATTTGAACAACTGGTCATGTATGAGGGTGTCCAGAGCCTTTGTTTTGCCTGTGGACGCGTCGGCCACCGGAAAGAGGTTTGCCTGGCTATTATTCGGAATGAAAAAGAGAAGCCAGTACCGGCAGGCACGTCGCTGGAAGTGCCGGAAAATAGCTCACGTAGTGTGCATGAAGCAGGTCGTACTGACACCTGTAGCAACATGACAAAAGTTAGTGGCACAGAAGAGGAGGAGGggctgtatggtccttggatgGTAGTGTCTAGGAAGAGGAATGGACACAAGGGGACAAAAAAAGGTACAAATCTCATACAGACACAGAAATTTGGCTCAAGGACAACACACGCTCACTCCTTTAAGGGGCCCAGCCACGTGACTAAGCATTATACAACTGGCTCAAAGAACTCGGCTGGTCTTTATGAGGCTGGGGTTCCGTCCATGATGGGCCTATTTAAGCTAAACGGGCTTCAGCCCAATGTGGATATGGCAGGGACTTCTCTTGGTCATTCTCAGACCCAAAATGGTAAGTTAAGAAACTCTGTTAAGGGCAAGAAAGTCATTGCCCGTAGCAAAATATCTTCCCCTAGCCTCAAAAGTGGCGTTGACACTCCAGTAGTTACAGCACCCTTCAAGCTTGATAGTATTTCCAACCATGGAGCCGATTCTCTTCCTAACGCACCTTTTAAGTTCGTGGCCAATGAGGAGGCCGTGGTGGGTCATCAACATGCAAGGGAAGATGATCAAGGTGCTATGGTGAGCTACTGTACTTCCTAGAGTCTTGGCTTAGGGACCCATGTTGTTTCTAAGGTGGAAGCACCACAAATTCAAGCCAATCTAGAGTGCCAAACCAATTTGGAGGTGCAACCTGCACTTTGTAGCTCGAGTAGCAACGATGGGAGTCCTTGTTCAGCGGTGGATCCTCAGTCTTGGGTTCGGCCAGTCGAAGGGAAGGATGGGGTGGTTCAGATGGACTCTGAGGATGGAAGTGAAGTTATTCCCTCTTCTTGTTGAGGTCTGTCTCTCTTTGTATTATCAGTTAATAATGAATATAATCGTCTAGAATAGTAGGGGCGCTCTGAAGCCCAATTTTCAGAACCATGTCCGAGATCTTACTCGAATTCATGATCCGGCCATTTTTGTGATTATGGAAACCAAATTAGGTGGTGAAAGAGCTAGAGAGATTATTGACAGACTCCCATTTGACGGAGCCATACATACTGACACCATCAGCTTATCGGGTGGGCTATGGCTTTTATGGAACTTTGATAAAGTGGAGATTGAAGCTCTTGCTAACACAGAACAGGAAATTCATGTGGAGGTTAAGGTACGCTCCTCAGACTCTGCTTGGTTATTTTCAGCaatttatgctagtcctaggagTGAGGAGAGATGTGTATTATGGAGTAATTTGTCTAAGGTGGCTGAGCTTCACAACAAGCCCTGGATCATGGCAGGGGATTTTAATGAGCCTCTGGTTGGAGGGGATAAATTTGGGGGGAGGGGTTTGAGCCTTAATCGTTCCCTGTTATTTAAAGAGTGTCTGGATAGATGCAACATGATTGATATGGGTTTTTCCAGTCCAAGGTATACTTGGACAAATAAAAGGGATATTAATGATCTCATTCTTGAAAGGATTAACAGGTTCTTTATGAACCCAAGCTGGTGCACACTATATCCGGATGCTAAGGTTACTCATTTGCCCAGATGCCACTCTGATCATTGTCCAGTCCTCATGGAAGCCTTTCCAACCCAAACGGTCAAACTAACCCGACCTTTCCGCTTTCAGAGTTTCTGGTTAACTGATATGTCTTTTCCGAAGGTCATGTCTAATGCTTGGAGCCAGAATAGAAGACTGGGGGATTCTATTGATACCATTACCAGAGATGTTGCCTTGTGGAATAGAAACAGTTTTGGAAACATTCATGCCAAGAAAAAAAGAGTCATTGCAAGAATTTATGGGGTTCAGAGAGTTTTGTCAGCAAGGCCGAGTGCTCCTCTTATTGAGCTAGAAAACAATCTTCATCTAGAGCTGGGGAAAATTCTGGATCAGGAACGTGACTTATGGGCTCTGAAATCTAGGATTAACTAGATGATTCAAGGGGACCGCAACACCTCCTTTTATCATATATCTTCCCTTGCTCGAAGGAAGAGAAACCACATTGCTTTAGTTAAAAACAGTGAAGGTAAGTCGATCACAGATGAGAGGGAGGTGATGGAGCACTTCAGGTCTGGGTTTATCTCTTTATACACTACATCTCAATCCAAAGCTGACTGGCACATGAGTCTTATTTCTAATTGGCAAGTCCAACTTTCTGAGGAGGACAAGTCCAAGCTTGCTGAGGTGGTGTCTCCTACTGAGATAAAAGATGCCCTCTGGTCCATGAAAGCCTTTAAAGCCCCAGGCCCGGACGGGCTGCATGCTAGGTTCTTCCAAAGATTTTGGCTTGTAGTTGGGGATTCAGTGAGGGAGGAAGGTTCCCGAATACCTTAACCGTACCCTTATAGTCCTCATCCCAAAAATCCAAGGTCTTGAGACTATTGGTAACTATAGGCCAATCAGTTTATGTAATTCTATCTATAAGATCGTCACTAAGATCATCGTGGCGAGAATAAGACCGCACTTGGAAAGGTTGGTGTCCCCTTACCAAGTGGCTTTTGTTCCGGGTAGAAGAGGTGTACACAATACCATTATTGTCCAGGAGCTTATCCACACTATAGGGAGGGTCAAAGGGAGGAATGGCTATATGGTGATTAAATTAGACCTTGAGAAGGCCTATGATAAACTCGAATGGAGCTTTATTAGAGAGATGCTTACTCGATTCAATTTTCCGGAAAACCTTATTGAGCTCATTATGAGCTGCATCTCCACAGTATCTACCTCGCTCCTTTTTAATGGCGAATGTATGGACCCCTTTTGGCCCTCTAGAGGCATCAGACAAGGCGATCCGCTCTCTTcgtatctttttattttgtgcatGGAATTCCTGGGGCAGCTAATTGATGAGAAATGCAGTGAGCATCTTTGGACGAAGGTGAAAACCTCGAGAAGCGGACCAGCCTTCTCACACCTCTTTTTTGCCGATGACTTGGTTCTCTTTGCTGAAGCTTCCCTAGAAAATTGCAGTACAATCAAAAGAGTCCTCCAGGAATTTTGTTCCAAATCCGGGCAAGTGGTAAGTGAAGCAAAATCCCGGATTTATTTCTCGCCTAATGTAGATCTTGATCAAAGGGAGGCTCTAGCGGACATTCTCGGGTTTCAAACAACTCCAAACCTAGGAAAATACCTAGGCTTTCCTTTGAAGCACTCAAGGAGCAGaagctttgattttgattttgtcctTGATAGAGTGAAGCAAAAGCTTGCGGGATGGAAAGCAAATCTTCTCTCAATTACTGGGAGAAGGGTTCTTATCCAAGCCTCTTCCTCTACAATCCCAGCATATGTCATGCAAAATGTCTACCTTCCAAATAAGGTCCTTGAGGGGATTGATAGAGTAAACAGGAATTTCTTATGGGGTTCAACTGATACTGAGAAGAAAATGCATTGGGTTAACTGGGGGAAGGTAACTAAACCTAAGGACCTAGGAGGATTGGGGCTTTAAGCAGTTAAAGGGAGAAACACAGCTTGATTAGCTAAACTCAATTGGAGATTCCATACGGAAACTGATGCTCTTTGGGTTCGGGTTCTCAAGAAAAAGTACTGTACTAATAGGCGAATTAATTCCAGCCGGAAAGCTAGGCTGCCTTCTTCCCTCACTTGGAGAGGTATGAGAAGAGGTGAGGACACGTTTAAAAAGGGAATTAAATGGAATCCGGGTTGGGACAGTACCCTGAACTTCTGGACTGATGTTTGGTCTAATCTCGGTCCGATTAGGAATGTCATTCATGGCCTTATTCCTCAGGCCGAATTGGATTTAAAGGTAAGAGATGTCATTACACCTTATGGTAGCTGGGATTGGTCCATGATTCCTTTCGAGCTTGCTGAGAATGTCAAGGCAGAGATTCAAGGCACCCCTATTACCATCGTTGTGAGGGGAGGTGACAACTTGGTTTGGAAACTATCTCAAAAGGGCAATTTTGAAACGAGAAGTGCATATTTGCTGGCCATCAATGCAATGGAGGACCCCCCTTTCACTGGAAGCTGGATATGGAAAGCTCATACCCTCCCAAAAATCCAAGTTTTTGTTTGGAAAAGCATGCATGAGAGTGTTGGAGTTAATAGTTGCTTAGCTAGGAGAGGAATGCCAGTGGACCCTTCCTGCCCTTTGTGCCAAACAGAGGTGGAAACTATAACCCATGCCCTTCGGGATTGCAATATGGCTAGAGCTATTTGGTATCAGCTAGGCATCCATGTCTCAAACACTAGCTTCTTCACTCAAAATTTGAGGGATTGGCTCACTGCCAATGGCAAAAGTGTTCAAAAGAATAGTCCAACCAGCCCTCCTTGGAATGTTCTATTTTTATTCGCTGTTTGGGAGATTTGGAGACAacgtaataatttttttttcaagcgtAGAAGCAGTAACCCGAGTCTGGAAAAAGGAATAGTTGCTTAAGCCACAAAATTTTCCTTGTGCGCAGATCGTGCTAGGAACATCAGCAGTAAGAGAGTTCGGAAAATTAGGTGGGATAAGCCAGAGGTAGGCTGGATGAAATTGAATACAAATGGGGCCTCAAACGCTTTGTTAGGCTTGGCTGGTGGAGGGGGTCTGATAAGGGATGAAGCTGGCGCTTGGGTGGCAGGTTTTACAAGGAAGCTTGGGAAAGTGAACAGCTTTTGTGCAGAATTATAGGCCCTTAGGGATGGTCTTCTCCTCTGCCAACAGATGAATATGTCTGCCCTTATTGTGGAGTTAGCTGCTAAGGTTCTAGTTGAAGCTCTAACCAACCCGAGCTATTCTAATACTATTGTCTTTGGTCTTTTTGATGATTGCAAGCAGCTGCTGAGTTTTTTTCCTCAATGTCGCATTCAACATGCTTTCCGTGAAGCTAACATGTGCGCTGATCAACTAGCTAGATTAGGCTTGCTACAAGAGTCTGAGCTTGTTGTCTTTCCTTGTCCGCCTATGGACATTAAGAAAACCTTTGAGGCTGATAGCCAGGGATTGTACTCTTTCAGGCTTTGTCTTGAGTTAAGTTGCTCTtagttttttataatatttccctttttaccaaaaaaaatatatatattgagtaaAAAATAAGTCTTGTATTATAAGGGCACATCTAAAATGTTCATGAATCATACAATACATAGATGCATATTGTTTAAATCATATCATAAAATCATGTGTCGTACGATACACAAACACGTGGATTTAAaatgagttatttatttatttattaaaatttgtgcTTTTACTTGAGTCTAAGgagttgttagacttgtttttgaCACAACATTACTAAGCTACTTAATTGAGCCCAATAAAATAACTTgtccatgagagagagagtgtgtgtgtgtgtgttttttttttccttaaaaaatttagacTACACACTTGATATTTCACTTCCATATttgcaaatatattttatatactatTAATTTGGTATTAAAcgacaaaataattatttatttctttattattattattacaagtCTAAGAAGTTAGAATGCCaagaagaaatataaagaaatttcattaaaataaaagaacaagaacaaataGTAAATGTTGATAATGAATATGATAATAACATTAGCTTAGGTTGAGTTGATTAGGTAAGACGATTAatataatgaaaagaaattattattttagtttttatgtcgtgtattatcacttttgagtttaataaatttgaatgtatatgttataaatatatgttaatttgatttatttaattagtattgttaaatattattaaataagtGATGATTGAATTAGTCATTATTTGAATATATTGCAAATTTATAATGAAGATACctcttatatattatatagatatataattttttttttaaattattaggtGTCTATGTATTTATAATACAcgatacaaaaaaattaaaattcagtTCATGATACGATTATCATTTTGACAATTATGAATGAATGTAATGTAGGGTCTATATACTAGAGAATATTTGACTAACTCTAAGTTAATTTTAGACTAACTCAATGTTAATTTGCTTGTTGTACATATATATAGACCTAAAATTGGTTCAGAGTTAGTTTAACTAGTAAAATCTTTTATCATCGAAAAAAGTTATGGAGTTTATTTCCCACTTACacaaaaaaccaattggtgtatTGATATGATGATAAAAAGCAATCATCAAAAGTAGAtgctctatatatatacacacatattttGTACCATTTAAATAGATGTAATCAAAACAAAGTGCCGCAAAACTAAATACATACTATaagattcaaataacaaatttatagtgCCAATGggaaagaatcaaagaattgacaaaatgatagtaaaaactaaatgaaagatatacaaaaataatctttaaaaTTGCATGGGTAATGGTATGGAAGCATGTTCATCAACGACGACAGTAATATTTGAACTCCTTGGTGATCTTAATCCCAATAATTGAATCttctttttggtattttgtaCTTGGAATCGTagttttactttcttttttcctttttgcaaCTTCGGGTTTCAACTCTAATGACttctcttataaaaaataaaaaactccgatgacttctccttctctttttggaaccttttctttttgaaagagTTGAACTTGCATTAGCTGCAGGCGTAAATCCCATTTGTGATTCTGTAGCAATAAGATAGACAAGTTGATATTGATCACACCATAGTCTTGTTGTCTTATCACCGTTCATCATTAACATACCACTCTTGCATTAAAGTATGTGCAAATAtgtacatttaaaaaaagtttattacaagtttcaaaaagaaaaaaaaaagtttattacaCGTGTTAATTAGAGAAGtcaaaatttcaattgtttttttatgcttgtaaaaatatgtatattacCGTATTTGCAATAAGTTTTTGCCTTTTCAAAAATACTCCCttctattaaaatttgaaaactacaaaaataatgaaaaacttTATGGTAATGGccccttcaattttttttttttttttttttttaagtataaacaCTCATTTTGTATTAGTGTCtaatttgttcttttattattcaatttttgccaCATATAACTCATTAATTTTGTGAACGTTTAAGAaatatgtttataaaaatatataactaaatCTCTTTAGTAAatgttacttttcttttccaaaacaaACTCATTTTCATTTGCATTTAGAAAGTTTGGAATGCAAggatacaattttatttattttttacatatttatattAGATTGTATATGTTAAGGCATTAGAAGATGacatttattagtttttttttttttgagaaacaaacacacacacaaaaaaaaaaaaaaatgaggtacatttattaattaatttgtaagcattttatgcttttgaatctttgatagctaattttaaaaaagaaactgcAACTATAATTTTTGCCCCTTCGATCAAATTGAAGAAAATGGAGAAACCCCCAATTAATAATTAACACTTGcttgtatgaaaaaaaataaaaaaagttagaatTCTACCAAAGTTCTCAACatttatcttataaaaaaaaaaaaaaagttaaaaaaaaaaaaaattcaagatttacATGCTCAATGAAGGTCAATGTggaaatcaaaaaagaaaaaaagaaaaaaaaatggaaatccaTCAAAGCAAAACTCTACACTagtctggaaaaaaaaaagtcctcatttgaaaaaaagaaaaagaaaatcttgttAAACAATTATTACTTCACATTCCATAGGACGACGCTCGCCCCATTCTCGACTGGATCTGCTCCAGTCTCcgcttctctctttttcaattttccatttcaattagggtttcttattttcGTTTACTTTAAATCACAGGCGTGAGCAATTTTCCactgaatttgaattttttgggtgATTACAGGGAGAGAGAGGACTTGGACTTTGCTTTTGATGATAGCATTTCTGCCTTTTCTGCTAGATCAGGAACGAAGCACCTTGTTGTACATTTTTCGCTTTGAATTGACAAATTATGTATGAAATATATATGAGGCATCAAACATATTTGGGGTTAGGGTTTCAAATTTGCATCATAGTAATGTTTGTTGTAGTATATTTGGGGTTAGGGTTTCAATCTTTGTTAAATATGCATATTTATTGCTTGCCTTTTTTTCATGATTGAGAGATAGGGCTTTTAAAGTTGAAACCGTAACTTTTGTATTAGGTTCATCTCCATTTGAAATGGGTTTATTTCGtggtttttattaaatattactaatcTAAAGATGTAATGAGTACTGTTCCATAACTTTTAGCCTTTCCCAGTAAAGTGTGAAATggatttgttgggtttgtggTTTTACTTTTGGCACAAAGGATTAGGGTACGCACATTGTGTTTGATACTTTATTTCTCTGATTTTAATCTGTTGATGGTTTTGAGTCCAAGATTTTGGACGCAATGAAATGGAGTTTCATTTTAGGAGCAGAAATTTTAGTGAGTTTGAATCATGATGGATGATATGTATCTGTGTCTTAATTTGATGCTGAATCCAATGATTATCTTCTGGGTTGTATTTGGTTttcactttattttattatattaactaaACATGGTGTTAGATTCATTATGACATGACACATTTTTGTGTGCCCACTTAATGCAGCAAAAGATGCTGAAGGTAAAACCTTATCCAAGCCACCCCTTCTAGGGCCTCACTTAGTTGGGAgacaaattctctctctcttagcttctgatgaaattttttgttgttgatgtaTTTGTGGTCAATTTTTTGGGTTAGTGATAATGAAATTCTAGTATTCTGCTTCCAAtgctgatttttttaattaaaggattcttaaaaattgtaatttatttctAGGGTTGCAACTTTGGCATATAAAGCTGAAGCTTTAGAGTTGCAGAAACAACTCAGGCATATTCAGTCTCAATTTGATATGCACAACTTACAGATCTAGATGATAGTCTTTCAGTGAGAAATATGTAAGCTATGATAAATGGAATATACTTTTGAACTTGTTCACTTTTATGATAGTTTTGATTTAAACTATGCAAATTTGATTAGTCTGGTTCTGGAGTTCTTTAAACTTATGAATGAGGTTGAGAATGAGGACCTTGTCTTTATTTTGGAGACTATAGTGGATAAGTTTGGGGAGGAGATGGCACCTTAAGCTCTTGGGTTATGCCAAAATTTGGTACTGTTAGCctccatttttatttgattttacaCACGTATATTCAGAAGTGCTTgacaacttctttttttaataaatattcaaaCAGCTGCATTTTGGAGGTGCATGAACACAGCTGAAGCTGAAGATGAAGCTGATGATCCTGGTGCTTTGGCTGCAGTTTGCTGTTTGCGTGCCATTAGCACAATTCTTGAATCAGTGAGCAGGCTTCCTCAACTTTTTGTCCAAGTTGAACCAA is part of the Quercus robur chromosome 9, dhQueRobu3.1, whole genome shotgun sequence genome and harbors:
- the LOC126699158 gene encoding uncharacterized protein LOC126699158, with amino-acid sequence MSNKQRSIKLFCPLVSKAVWLVVWDEQRLDLGSIARTFGLDPSTLKLNGHFISRGVDFIASSVTWNSLISFFSARGFSTGKNHQDALIVDGKLTKLGSKRVCDPQDAVNGSYYVAADKVDGDSTRPQAEDFNLVKNKRLKERDTGGEALLGLSSKRKQMLEDVSLLKKLKINETESDIQGRGNDLPKTFVHTQFTCSYMSKNLKRMRGDETIEASPCKRMT
- the LOC126701235 gene encoding uncharacterized protein LOC126701235, encoding MKARVLSRAEEVELMRSNKKVKDSHHSNFSDCSGEDSPSQGNQSPWNEQKASLKDKLMGEIPGAFAQAFDFSDSMEADSDSDDDEAEAESREGRVLIKLTRETKIRIRGPWTKAIFVKLVGRTMGFNYIQTKLTQLWKSSGRMDCVNLGYGFFLIRFYAKEDLDFVLQKGPWFIGDHFLSLRPWEPFFKPSMASVSTIAVWVRLHELPFELYARDVLRQIGEAIGKVLRIDTHTAMEDRGEYARLCVQIDMNKPLVNTVAIGRFEQLVMYEGVQSLCFACGRVGHRKEVCLAIIRNEKEKPVPAGTSLEVPENSSRSVHEAGRTDTCSNMTKVSGTEEEEGLYGPWMVVSRKRNGHKGTKKGTNLIQTQKFGSRTTHAHSFKGPSHVTKHYTTGSKNSAGLYEAGVPSMMGLFKLNGLQPNVDMAGTSLGHSQTQNGKLRNSVKGKKVIARSKISSPSLKSGVDTPVVTAPFKLDSISNHGADSLPNAPFKFVANEEAVVGHQHAREDDQGAMNSRGALKPNFQNHVRDLTRIHDPAIFVIMETKLGGERAREIIDRLPFDGAIHTDTISLSGGLWLLWNFDKVEIEALANTEQEIHVEVKVRSSDSAWLFSAIYASPRSEERCVLWSNLSKVAELHNKPWIMAGDFNEPLVGGDKFGGRGLSLNRSLLFKECLDRCNMIDMGFSSPRYTWTNKRDINDLILERINRFFMNPSWCTLYPDAKVTHLPRCHSDHCPVLMEAFPTQTVKLTRPFRFQSFWLTDMSFPKVMSNAWSQNRRLGDSIDTITRDVALWNRNSFGNIHAKKKRVIARIYGVQRVLSARPSAPLIELENNLHLELGKILDQERDLWALKSRIN
- the LOC126699167 gene encoding importin beta-like SAD2, which gives rise to MPKFAAFWRCMNTAEAEDEADDPGALAAVCCLRAISTILESVSRLPQLFVQVEPTVVPIMHRMLTSDDQGPCVCFRRQLRFMCTVVV